A genomic segment from Equus przewalskii isolate Varuska chromosome X, EquPr2, whole genome shotgun sequence encodes:
- the MORF4L2 gene encoding mortality factor 4-like protein 2 isoform X1: MSSRKQGSQTRGQQSAEEDNFKKPTRSNMQRSKMRGASSGKKTAGPQQKNLEPALPGRWGGRSAENPPSGSVRKTRKNKQKTPGNGDGGSTSEAPQPPRKKRARADPTVESEEVFKNRMEVKVKIPEELKPWLVEDWDLVTRQKQLFQLPAKKNVDAILEEYADCKKSQGNVDNKEYAVNEVVAGIKEYFNVMLGTQLLYKFERPQYAEILLAHPDAPMSQVYGAPHLLRLFVRIGAMLAYTPLDEKSLALLLGYLHDFLKYLAKNAASLFTASDYKVASAEYHRKAL, translated from the coding sequence ATGAGTTCCAGAAAGCAGGGTTCTCAAACTCGTGGACAACAATCTGCAGAAGAAGACAACTTCAAAAAACCAACTAGAAGCAATATGCAGAGAAGTAAGATGAGAGGGGCCTCCTCAGGAAAGAAGACAGCTGGTCCACAGCAGAAGAATCTGGAACCGGCTCTCCCTGGCAGGTGGGGGGGTCGCTCTGCGGAGAACCCGCCTTCAGGATCTGtgaggaagacaagaaagaacaaacagaagacTCCTGGAAACGGAGATGGTGGCAGTACCAGCGAAGCACCTCAGCCACCTCGGAAGAAAAGGGCCCGGGCAGACCCCACCGTTGAAAGTGAAGAGGTGTTTAAGAATAGAATGGAAGTTAAAGTGAAGATTCCTGAAGAATTAAAACCATGGCTTGTCGAGGACTGGGACTTAGTTACCAGGCAGAAGCAGCTGTTTCAACTCCCTGCTAAGAAAAATGTAGATGCCATTCTGGAAGAGTATGCAGATTGCAAGAAGTCGCAGGGAAATGTCGATAATAAGGAATATGCGGTTAATGAAGTCGTGGCAggaataaaagaatatttcaacGTGATGTTGGGCACTCAGCTGCTCTACAAATTTGAGAGGCCCCAGTATGCTGAAATCCTCTTGGCTCACCCTGATGCGCCGATGTCCCAGGTTTATGGAGCGCCACACCTACTGAGATTATTCGTAAGAATCGGAGCAATGTTGGCATATACGCCCCTTGATGAGAAGAGCCTTGCATTATTGTTGGGCTATTTGCATGATTTCCTAAAATATCTGGCAAAGAATGCTGCGTCTCTGTTTACTGCCAGTGATTACAAGGTGGCTTCGGCTGAGTACCACCGCAAAGCCCTGTGA
- the MORF4L2 gene encoding mortality factor 4-like protein 2 isoform X2: MQRSKMRGASSGKKTAGPQQKNLEPALPGRWGGRSAENPPSGSVRKTRKNKQKTPGNGDGGSTSEAPQPPRKKRARADPTVESEEVFKNRMEVKVKIPEELKPWLVEDWDLVTRQKQLFQLPAKKNVDAILEEYADCKKSQGNVDNKEYAVNEVVAGIKEYFNVMLGTQLLYKFERPQYAEILLAHPDAPMSQVYGAPHLLRLFVRIGAMLAYTPLDEKSLALLLGYLHDFLKYLAKNAASLFTASDYKVASAEYHRKAL, from the coding sequence ATGCAGAGAAGTAAGATGAGAGGGGCCTCCTCAGGAAAGAAGACAGCTGGTCCACAGCAGAAGAATCTGGAACCGGCTCTCCCTGGCAGGTGGGGGGGTCGCTCTGCGGAGAACCCGCCTTCAGGATCTGtgaggaagacaagaaagaacaaacagaagacTCCTGGAAACGGAGATGGTGGCAGTACCAGCGAAGCACCTCAGCCACCTCGGAAGAAAAGGGCCCGGGCAGACCCCACCGTTGAAAGTGAAGAGGTGTTTAAGAATAGAATGGAAGTTAAAGTGAAGATTCCTGAAGAATTAAAACCATGGCTTGTCGAGGACTGGGACTTAGTTACCAGGCAGAAGCAGCTGTTTCAACTCCCTGCTAAGAAAAATGTAGATGCCATTCTGGAAGAGTATGCAGATTGCAAGAAGTCGCAGGGAAATGTCGATAATAAGGAATATGCGGTTAATGAAGTCGTGGCAggaataaaagaatatttcaacGTGATGTTGGGCACTCAGCTGCTCTACAAATTTGAGAGGCCCCAGTATGCTGAAATCCTCTTGGCTCACCCTGATGCGCCGATGTCCCAGGTTTATGGAGCGCCACACCTACTGAGATTATTCGTAAGAATCGGAGCAATGTTGGCATATACGCCCCTTGATGAGAAGAGCCTTGCATTATTGTTGGGCTATTTGCATGATTTCCTAAAATATCTGGCAAAGAATGCTGCGTCTCTGTTTACTGCCAGTGATTACAAGGTGGCTTCGGCTGAGTACCACCGCAAAGCCCTGTGA